The genomic stretch CGGACAAGTTCGTCGGCCCGGCTGGCCTGTTGCAAGCCTATCGTTTCATCGCGGACAGCCGTGATGAAGCGACGGGTGAGCGCCTTGACAACCTGGAAGATCCGTACCGTCTGTTCCGTTGCCATACCATCATGAATTGCGTCGACGTCTGCCCGAAGGGCCTGAACCCGACCAAGGCGATTGGCAAGATCAAGGAATTGATGGTTCGCCGCGCTGTTTGATATGAACCACCCCGCGCTCCCTATCGTTCGCTGCCCCCAAGGGGGGCGGTCAGTGCGCTTGGGAGCGGCCCGGCGCGTACTGACATGAACAACGAAACATCGCATCAGTCCGACCCTCTCCGCCGCGCGCGCCTTCGCTGGCGCGCGCGGCGGGGCCTGCTGGAAAACGATCTGATCTTTGAACGTTTTTTCGGCCGATATGAGCATGACCTCAGCGATGCCGATGTAGGCGCTCTCACGCGCCTGCTCGAGCTTAGCGATAACGACCTGATGGACTTGCTGCTCGCGCGCAAGGAACCGGAAGGCGACCTTGCCGACCCGGATGTGATCCGGGTGCTGGCGCTGTTGCGCAACGCTTGAGCGCCGCGAACTTTTTGGGCGCCGCTTGTCCGTTGTTCCCAGGCGTGCAAATTATCGAAACCCTGTTTCCATACTTCGATTGAGGATGTGCTATGACCCCGTCAGATGTTAAAGCCACGCTATCGTTCAGCGACAATTCGCCGAGCGTTGAAATGCCGATTTATAAGGGCACTCTCGGCCCGGACGTGATCGACATCCGCAAACTGTACGGCCAGACCGGCAAGTTCACGTACGACCCGGGCTTTATGTCGACGGCGGCGTGCAATTCGGCGATCACGTACATCGACGGTGACAAGGGCGAGCTGCTGTATCGCGGCTACCCGATCGACAACCTCGCGCAAAACGCCGACTTCCTCGAAACCTGCTATCTGCTGCTGAAGGGCGAACTGCCGAACGCGCAGCAGAAAGACGAGTTCGTGAACACCGTCACGAAGCACACGATGGTGCATGAGCAAATGCACTTCTTCTTCCGTGGCTTCCGTCGCGACGCGCACCCGATGGCGATTCTGGTCGCTGCAGTCGGCGCGCTGTCGGCGTTCTACCACGACTCGCTCGACATCAACAATCCGCGTCACCGTGAAGTGTCGGCCATTCGCATGATCGCGAAGCTGCCTACGCTCGTCGCGATGGCGTACAAGTACAGCATCGGTCAGCCGTTTGCGTACCCGAAGAACGACCTGTCGTACAGCGCGAACTTCATGCACATGATGTTCTCGAACCCGTGCGAAGAGTACAAGGTCAACGACGTGCTGGTGCGCGCGCTCGACCGTATCCTGATCCTGCACGCTGACCACGAACAGAATGCGTCGACGTCGACGGTTCGTCTGGCGGGTTCGTCGGGCGCTAACCCGTTCGCGTGTATCGCGGCCGGTATCGCTTGCCTGTGGGGCCCGGCGCACGGTGGTGCGAACGAAGCCGCACTGAACATGCTGGAAGAAATCGGCTCGGTCGACAACATTCCTGAGTTCATCAAGCAGGTGAAGGACAAGAACTCGGGCGTGAAGCTGATGGGCTTTGGTCACCGCGTCTACAAGAACTACGATCCGCGTGCGAAGCTGATGCGCGAAACCTGCCACGAAGTGCTGGAAGAGCTGGGCCTGCACGACGACCCGCTGTTCAAGCTGGCCATGGCACTGGAAAAGATCGCGCTGGAAGACGAATACTTCGTGTCGCGCAAGCTGTACCCGAACGTCGACTTCTACTCGGGCATCGTGCAGCGCGCGCTGGGCATCCCGACGTCGATGTTCACGTGTATCTTCGCGATGGCACGTACGGTCGGCTGGATTGCACAGTGGAACGAAATGATCGCCGATCCGGAACAGAAGATTGGCCGTCCGCGTCAGCTGTTCGTCGGCGATACGCCGCGTGAAGCGAAGCCGATTGCGCAACGTTGATCGGGTTCGAGTCTGTGTGGTTCGTAGTGTGATGATTGCTGCGAGCCAATGCGGAATCAGCTGATAAGAAACGCCCCAACGGGTTCACTGTTGGGGCGTTTTGTCTTGCGGCGTTAGATCTCGAGCGCCAGGCGTTGAGGACGAAGCCCGCAAGCTGCGAACTAAGTGTTGTCTTGTGTCTCGTGGAAATATGCCCAGCTGAGCGCCCGGTCTTGCATTCCTGCTGGCAGTGACGCCATGAACTCGCGCGCGCGCGTGAGAACGTCTGACTCGAGGAGTTGAGTAATCGTTGGTGTGCGTGCGACCGTTGCGCAATAACGCATTGAACCAAGGCCGTTGAAGTTGACCGTGGCCGAAGATTTTTTTACGCTGAGGTGCTGCCAGTCGCACTGGCGAAAATTTGTCGTTCAGGCGCAGTTCGACGTTTTTTTTGTATTCCAACAAGTTTTTTGTTCGAAATCCCTCTTTCTCGCAAATTTTTTTACCAGCTCGCGGTTGCTCTCGGAGAAGGCCAAACACACCGCGAATACAAAGGCTTGGCGAAGTTGAATCGCTTGTTCGCGGGTGCCAACGGTCAGAAATTCCCGGGCGAAGAGTCGCATTTCAAGCTTCGCATTGCTCCATCTATTCTTGCCGGGTAACTCCCATACAGGTATCGTCACTACCACCCAACTCCCTGTTTTTTATCGGTTTTCTCCGTGATTGAAGGGCCCTGGGCGGGGTTCTGCGTGGCATAATCGACCGACACAGTCAGCCCGCAGTCATTACTACCCCGCATACCATGGCACAGACTCTCTACGACAAATTGTGGAACACACACGTGGTCCATACGGAAGAAGACGGCACGACGATTCTCTATATCGACCGTCACCTGCTGCACGAAGTCACCAGCCCTCAAGCGTTCGAAGGCCTGAAACTGGCTGAGCGTCCGGTGTGGCGTATCAGCGCGAATCTGGCGGTGTCGGATCACAACGTCCCTACCACGGATCGCAGCCACGGCATTGCCGATCCAGTCTCCAAGCTGCAAGTCGACACGCTCGACTCGAACTGCGACGCCTACGGCATCACGCAGTTCAAGATGAACGACCTGCGCCAGGGCATCGTGCACATCATCGGGCCGGAACAGGGCGCTACGCTGCCGGGCATGACCATCGTCTGCGGCGACTCGCACACGTCCACGCACGGCGCGTTCGGCGCGCTGGCGCACGGCATCGGCACGTCGGAAGTCGAACACGTGCTGGCTACGCAAACGCTCTTGCAGAAGAAGAGCGAGAACATGCTGGTGAAGGTCGAAGGTCCGTTGCCGCGTGGTTGTACCGCGAAAGACATCGTGCTCGCGATCATCGGCAAGATCGGCACGGCGGGCGGCACCGGCTACGCGATCGAATTCGGCGGTTCGACGATTCGCGCGCTGTCCATGGAAGGCCGCATGACGGTTTGCAACATGGCGATCGAAGCAGGCGCGCGCGCCGGCATGGTCGCCGTGGACGACACCACGATCGAATATTTGAAAGGCCGTCCCTTCTCGCCGTCAGGCGTCGAGTGGGATCACGCGGTCGAGTACTGGAAGCAGTTCAAGTCGGACGAAGGCGCGCAATTCGACCGCGTGGTCGAGTTGAACGCCGCGGAAATCGTGCCGCAAGTCACGTGGGGCACGTCGCCGGAAATGGTCACGGCCGTAGACGGCCGCGTGCCGGATCCGGAACGCGAAAAAGACCCGGTCAAGCGCGATGCAATGGAACGCGCGCTGAAGTACATGGCGCTCGAACCGAATGCACCGATCGAATCCATCAAGCCGGATAAAATATTCATCGGGTCGTGCACCAACGCGCGCATTGAAGACATTCGCGCTGCGGCATACGTCGTGAAGAAGCTCGGCCGCCGCGTCGCACCGAACATCCGTCTGGCCATGGTCGTGCCGGGTTCGGGTCTGGTGAAGGCGCAAGCGGAACGCGAAGGCCTCGACAAGGTCTTTACCGATGCCGGTTTCGAATGGCGTGAGCCCGGTTGCTCGATGTGTCTCGCCATGAACGCCGACCGGTTGGATCCGGGCGAGCGTTGCGCGTCCACGTCGAATCGTAATTTCGAAGGTCGTCAGGGCGCCGGTGGCCGTACCCACCTCGTGAGCCCCGCGATGGCTGCCGCCGCGGCTATCGAAGGGCATTTCGTCGATATTCGCAAGCTTGGATAAATACGCATGATGAAGAACATGAATCGCACCACTCTATTGCGCCGCTTCGCACTCGGGACCCTGGCCGGGCTGTTGCTCGGTCTGGCCGGCTGCAATACGGTGCACGGATTCGGCGAGGACATGTCGCACCTCGGCAATTCGATCAGCAATCACGCTGACAAATGAGCGGTTTTTGATTTTTGCCGGCGATGCGGCGAGCGGCTTTCCGGCCGCCACGCGCATCGCCCGGTCTTGAAACAGGCGCAAGCGTCATGGATAAATTCATCGTACACACCGGCGTCGTGGCGCCGCTCGATCGCGAGAACGTCGACACGGACGCGATTATTCCGAAGCAATTTCTGAAGTCGATCAAGCGCACGGGCTTCGGTCCGAACGCGTTCGACGAATGGCGTTACCTCGACCACGGCGAGCCGGGCCAGGACAACTCGAAGCGTCCGCTGAATCCGGATTTCGTGCTGAATCAGCCGCGCTATCAGGGCGCGTCGGTGCTGCTGGCGCGCAAGAACTTCGGTTGCGGCAGCTCGCGTGAGCATGCACCGTGGGCGCTGCAGCAATATGGCTTCCGCGCGATCATTGCGTCGAGCTTCGCCGATATCTTCTACAACAACTGCTTCAAGAACGGCCTGCTGCCGATCGTGCTGACCGAACAGCAAGTCGATCACCTGTTCAACGAAACCTACGCGTTCAACGGCTTCAAGCTGACCATCGACCTTGAGGCGCAAGTCGTGCGCACGTCGGACGGCGGCGCTGAGTATCCGTTTGAAGTCGCGGGCTTCCGCAAGTACTGCCTGCTGAATGGCTTCGACGATATCGGCCTCACCCTGCGTCACGCTGACAAGATTCGCCAGTTCGAAGCCGAGCGGATCGCGAAGCAGCCGTGGTTGAATCACCGCATCGTCGGGTAAGGGCTTACAGGCCCACGAGCCCGGTGGCTCGTTGATTCACGCTCAAAAGTCTCGAAGAAAATCATCAAGGAAATTCGCATGAAGATCGCAGTCTTGCCGGGCGATGGCATCGGTCCCGAAATCGTCAAGGAAGCCGTCAAGGTACTGAACGTACTCGGCGAAAAGTTCGAACTCGAACAAGCGCCGGTTGGCGGCGCGGGCTACGAAGCAAAGGGCCATCCGCTGCCCGATTCGACGCTGGCGCTGGCGAAAGAAGCCGATGCGATCCTGTTCGGTGCTGTTGGCGACTGGAAGTACGACTCGCTCGAACGCGCACTGCGCCCGGAGCAGGCCATTCTCGGTCTGCGCAAGCACCTGCAATTGTTCGCGAACTTCCGCCCGGCAATCTGCTATCCGCAACTGACGGGCGCTTCGTCGTTGAAGGAAGAAATCGTTTCGGGTCTCGACATCCTGATCGTGCGCGAACTGAACGGCGACATCTACTTCGGCGCGCCGCGCGGCGTGCGTTCGTCGCCGGATGGGCTGTTCGAAGGCGCGAAGGAAGGCTTCGACACGATGCGTTATTCGGAACCCGAAGTGCGCCGTATTGCGCATGTCGCGTTTCAGGCTGCGCAAAAGCGCCAGAAGAAGCTGACGAGCGTGGACAAGGCCAATGTGCTCGAAACGTCGCAGTTCTGGCGCGACGTGATGATCGACGTCTCGAAGGAATACGCGGACGTCGAGCTGTCGCACATGTACGTGGACAACGCGGCGATGCAGCTGGTGAAGGCGCCGAAGTCGTTCGACGTGATCGTGACCGGCAACATGTTCGGCGACATTCTCTCCGACGAAGCCGCCATGCTGACGGGTTCGATCGGCATGCTGCCGTCGGCCTCGCTCGACAAGAACAACAAGGGTTTGTACGAGCCGTCGCACGGTTCGGCGCCGGATATCGCCGGCAAGGGCGTGGCGAATCCGCTGGCCACGATCCTGTCGGCCGCGATGATGCTGCGCTATTCGCTGAACAAGGCGGAACAGGCGGACCGCATTGAAAGCGCGGTAAAGAAGGTGCTGGAACAAGGCTTGCGCACGGGCGACATTCTGACGCCGGGTTGCAAGCAGGTCGGTACCGTGGCGATGGGCGACGCAGTGGTCGCCGCGCTGTAAGGCGCTTGGAAGTCGGGAGTCGTACAGGTGGCAGTTAGGTCGCCAAGCAGTCGTCAAAGCGGCCTTTAAAACGCGAATTGGCCTTCAAACAGGCCGATTCGCGCGTAATACGGGCGACAAGCGGCGGATCTTGGCGTCGCCGGATTCCGGTTTTCGTGTATATTGTAGCGATGGTGCACACAGCTCAAATCTCCTCGATTTCGAAACTGCACGGCAAAACGGCCCGTGTGGTTGAGCTCGCCATTACCACCAAAACGCTCGTTAAAGCGATTACCCCGAAAACGATCACGAAACGCTGATCGTCCGTCGTGCCCGCCCATCTTCCCCGCGCGGTCACTGCGGGCAAAGATGCGGGGAAGTCTCCACTCGAAGGGTATGAAGTCATGAACGTAGGTCTCGTAGGTTGGCGCGGTATGGTCGGCAGCGTCCTGATGCAACGCATGCAGCAGGAAGGTGATTTCGACTTGATCGAACCGGTGTTTTTCAGCACCAGCAACGCGGGCGGTAACGCGCCGTCGTTCGCCAAAAACGAGACCAAGCTCAAAGATGCGACAAGCATCGAAGACCTGAAGAAGTGCGAAGCGATCATCTCCTGCCAAGGCGGCGATTACACGAACGAAGTGTTCCCGAAGCTGCGCGCAGCGGGCTGGAACGGCTACTGGATCGACGCGGCTTCGTCGCTGCGTATGAAAGACGACGCGGTCATCATTCTCGATCCGGTCAACCTCGACGTGATCAAGAATGCGCTGGTCAAGGGCCAGAAGAATTTCATCGGCGGCAACTGCACGGTCAGCCTGATGCTGATGGCGCTGGGCGGCCTGTTCCGCGAAAACCTCGTCGACTGGATGACGGCCATGACGTATCAGGCCGCTTCGGGCGCGGGCGCGCAAAACATGCGCGAACTGCTGCAGCAAATGGGCACGCTGTACGGCGCGGCCAAGGAAGACCTGGCTGATCCGTCGTCGGCGATTCTCGACATCGACCGTCGCGTGCTGAGCGCGATGAACAGCGACCGTATGCCGACCGATAACTTCGGCGTGCCGCTCGCCGGCTCGCTGATTCCGTGGATCGACAAGGATCTCGGCAACGGCATGTCGAAAGAAGAGTGGAAGGGCGGCGCGGAAACCAACAAGATCCTCGGCAAGCCGGCCATGGGCACGCCGGGTTCGATCCCGGTAGATGGCCTCTGCGTGCGGATCGGCGCAATGCGCTGCCACTCGCAGGCGCTGACCATCAAGCTGAACAAGGACGTGCCGCTGGACGAAGTGAACAGCATCCTCGCGTCGGGCAACGACTGGGTCAAGGTCGTGCCGAATGAGCGCGAAGCGTCGATGCGCGATCTGTCCCCGGCAGTGGTGACGGGCACGTTGACCGTGCCGGTCGGCCGTGTGCGCAAACTGGCGATGGGCGGCGAATATCTGTCGGCCTTCACGGTCGGCGATCAGCTGCTGTGGGGCGCGGCAGAACCGCTGCGTCGCATGCTTCGCATTGTGCTCGACAAGTAAAGTAAACTACGCGCTCACGACGCGTAGAAAACTCAAGAAGCGTCGCGCTTGTGCGGCGCTTTTTTCATTGTGTGCTCCGAATATCTTGTCTCTTTCCAACCGCAAAAAAGGGCTGCGCGCTGATGCGCCAGGAGTCCCGATGAACCTTCGACTCTCTTCCCTTCGGGCTATGTCTATGCATCAAGGTACGAGCCGGCTGACGGCCGCGGCCGCTTTGGCGCTCGCGCTGTCCGGCGTCGGCGTGGGTAGTGCAGTGGCAGCGCCGGGCGACGCCGCGAGCGCGCCGGAGGGTGCCTCCGTTTCGCACGCCGCCGGCAGTCAATATACGGTGAAGTCCGGGCAATCGTTGAACGACGTGGCGATTGCCGTCACGCAATCGCACGACCGGGGGACGCTCGCACGCGCTTCGCGCGCGCTGTTCGATGCGAATCCGAATGCCTTCATGAATCATGACCCGAGCCGGATGCGTGTAGGCGCGCTGTTGACGGTCCCGGCGCTCGATGCGTCGGGCGCTCTGGCGGCCTCGGCGCCGGGTGCGGGGTCTGCGTCTGCCGCGCTATCGGCCGCTACGGCTGCGCCTGCTGCCACGCCGAGCGCGGCGGCGGCCGGTGCGGCTGTCGGTGCCGCAAGCGGTGCGGCGCAGGTGAATGCCGCTGCAGCGAGCGCGGCAAGTGCCGCGGCTCGCGCTGCAGCGCCGGCCACGTCTGCGGTTTCAGGGGCGGCCAGCTCAACGGCTGAAGCAAGCTCGGCGACGCCAGGTAGCTTGACAGCGGCAGGCGCGATCCCGGCGGCGCCCGTAGCGGGCTCACCGGCCGCAGGCGCGTTGCCGGGCAGTGGCGCGCATGTCTGGTCAGGCGCGATCCAGCCCTCGGCCCGCGAGACTGCCGAAGGCGCGTCGGCGGTCGCCACAGCACAGCCGGCATCGCAACCGCGCGCGCAGGTGTCCAGCTTGCAGCAATTGCTTGCGCTGAAAAACCGCGTGCTGATGGAGTTGCAGAAACATGGCATCGGCGGTTCGCCGGCCGCGACTGTCAAGCCTTCGACGAACGGTGTGCAGCCGGCCGCCGGCGTTTCGTCTGCGGTGGCCGTTTCCGGTCATGGCGGCGCTGCGATTTCCACGTCGAACGACGCCGGCATCTCGCAGACGAATTTGAGCGTGGCGGCGGCGATCGGCGCGGCATTGGTCGTGCTGCTGGCGGCTTTGCGTATGCGCCGGAGGAAGCGCGCCGCTGTTGCCGCGGCTGAAGGTTCGTTGGCGGCGGACGCAGCCGCGGCTGCCGGTGGCGCGGCTGGGCCGCAGGACATCCCTTTCACAGGCGAAGAGATTCCGGCGCGCGAAGCGCCGGCCGTGAGCGACGAAGTGGCCGCGCCGCACAGGGCGGCACTGGCGGAGCGCGAAACCGCGGAGCGCGCAGCAGCCGAAGGCGCTGCATCAGCGCGCGCTGTGTCAGAAAACGCAGCAGCGCCGCAAGTTGCTGCCGAGCGTGTGCAAGCAGAACCTTCAACGGTAGACGAAGCAGCGCCGGAGTCCGCGGCTGCGGAACCCGCCGCCGAACGCACTGTGGAACAACGCGAAGCCGCCGAGCATCCGCCGCACACGGCCCTGCCCGTACTCGACCTCGACGCGCCCCAACACGCCTCGCACGAAGGTCACGCGCCGGCATCTTTCGAACCTGCGCAACCGATCGCGGACACCCTAACGGCTACCCAACCCGAGTTCGCGTCGGAACCTCTTCCCGCCGCTCATCACGAAAACTTCGACGGAGCCACCACGGCGGCGAGCCTTGCAGCCGCCGCGGAACTCGGGGCCGACGCGTTGCCGCTGACGTCGCTTGAACCGGTCGATGAGACCCTCCAGCAAGAGGTGCCGCCGCACCGTCTGCAATGGGACGACGAACCGGAGCCGATCGCGGCTGCCGAACCGCCGGCGCAGCAAGACACAACCCACGTTGAACCGGCGCATCAGCCGTCCGATGAGCTGCAGCCACAACCGGAATCACATCAGCAAGCCGACACCGCTATGCCAGATGCCGCATCGGAATTCGAGCTGCCCCCGGTCGCGCCAACTCAGCCCGCGCTGTCCGTTCCGACCGAGTTCCCGCGCGACGCCGTCGATGCATTCAGCAGTCTCAACATGCCCTTGCCGCCGCGCATTGAATCGACCGACGCAGACGCGGCCGTGAGCGCACCCGCGTCGTTGTCGACACAGCCGGTCGCGTCCGCGGAAACCGCCGCGCAGCAAGCCGTGGCGTCGCACGATCCGGATGACGCTGCGCACATCGCCGATGAAATTTCCGCCGGCACCGCGGGCCATGCAGCCGTCGCGGGCCTGGGCGCGGCCGGCTTCGGCGCGCTGAAGCTCGATTTCGACCTCGAGCTGCCGCCGAGCCCGGCTCAGCCGTTGCCCGCTTTCACGCAGGCCGATCTGACCCGCATCGCCCGCAACAAGCTCGATCTGGCCGCCGAATACATCGACCTCGGCGATCTGTCCGGCGCGCGCATGCTCATCAACGAAGTGATCGAAGCGAACGATCCGGCCACGCGGACCGAGGCCCGCGCGCTGCTCTCGACGCTCGCACCGTTGTCGTGAAGCGGATTGCGCTAGGCGTCCAGTACGACGGGTCGGCATTCTGCGGCTGGCAGTCGCAGCCGCACGGCAAGACCGTGCAGGACGAACTCGAACGGGCGTTGCGCGAGTTCGCGCAAACGCCCGTGCAAACCGTTGTGGCGGGCCGCACGGATACGGGCGTGCACGGCCTCGGCCAAGTCGTGCACTTCGACACGGAACTCGATCGCACAGATTTTTCGTGGATTCGCGGCACCAACGCCTTCCTGCCGAAGACGATCGCCGTGCAGTGGGCCAAGCCGATGCCCGACGAATTCCACGCGCGGTTTTCTGCGTTCGAGCGGACTTATTACTATGTGTTGTATGTCCATCCGTTCCGCTCGCCGATGCAGGCTACGCGGGCCGGCTGGGTGCACACGCAGCTCGACGTCGACGCCATGCGGGCCGCCACCGTCCACCTGATCGGCGAGTACGATTTTTCGGCGTTCCGTTCGTCGCAATGCCAGGCGAAAACACCGGTCAAGCATCTGTATCAGATCGACATACTGCAACAGGGCGACTTCGTTCATTTCCGCTTTCGGGCGAACGCGTTCCTGCACCATATGGTGCGCAACCTGATGGGATGTCTCGTTGACATCGGCCGGGGGCGCCATCCGGCCGAATGGATGGCCGAGGTTCTCGCCAGCCGCGATCGCGACTGTGCCGCGCCGACTTTCATGCCTGATGGCCTGTACCTGGCGCAGGTGGGCTATCCTGATCAATTCGCCGTGCCCGCGCCGCAAACAGGCGCCGTGCCGTGGAGTACCGTATGGACCGAGCAAGCGCAAACATGAAATCAACCGAAAACCTGGCTGTCGAAGTTCACGCAGACGCATCGCGGCACGCCGCGCCGCATCGCACGCGTATCAAGCTGTGCGGCCTGTCGAAGCCGGAAGACGTGAGGCAGGCGATCGATCTCGGCGCCGACGCGATCGGCCTCGTGTTCTATCCGCCGAGCCCGCGCTCGGTGAGCGTCGCGCAGGCCGTCGAGCTGGTCCATGACGTGCCGCCGTTCGTGTCGGTAGTCGGCTTGTTCGTGAACGCAACGCCGGACTGGATTCGCGAAGTCGCCAGCAATGTCGGGCTCACGCTGCTGCAGTTCCACGGCGACGAAACCGCGGAGCAGTGCGAATCCCTCGCCGGTGTTGCGGGTTTGCCTTGGTTGCGCGCCTTGCGAGTCGCGGCGGATACTCAACCGGCAGATTTGGTAAAATCAGCGCTTAACTATTCAGCAGCCAGCGCCCTTCTGTTCGACACCCATGTCGAAGGCTATGGCGGCGGCGGGAAGGTTTTCGATTGGTCACTTATTCCAGCAGAGCTCGCGCGTCGGGCCGTTTTGAGTGGTGGGTTGAACGCGCAAAACGTCAGTGATGCGATCCATCGCGTGCGCCCGTACGCGGTCGATGTCTCGAGCGGCATCGAAGTGCCGGGCGCCAGGGGCGTGAAAGATCACGCCCGGATGGCGGCGTTCGTACGCGCAGTGCGCGCAGCCGACGCTGAATGATTCAGGCGGCACGGTTTTCTCATATGAAAACCGTGCGCCACACTGAGAAGAGTGATCACCATGTATAACTTGCCAGACGAAAAAGGCCATTTCGGCCAGTATGGCGGCGTATTCGTCGCTGAAACGCTGGTTCACGCACTCGACGAGCTGCGTGCCGCGTACGAGAAATATCAGAAAGATCCGGAATTCGTCGCCGAATACGAGCGCGAACTGAAGCATTTCGTGGGTCGTCCGTCCCCGATTTATCACGCACAGCGGTGGAGCGAAATGCTCGGCGGCGCGCAGGTTTTCCTCAAGCGTGAAGACCTGAATCACACCGGCGCTCACAAGATCAACAACGTGATCGGCCAGGCGCTGCTCGCGAAGCGCATGGGCAAGCCGCGCGTGATCGCGGAAACCGGCGCGGGCCAGCACGGCGTGGCGACCGCGACCATCGCGGCGCGCTTCGGCATGGAATGCGTGGTCTACATGGGCGAGGAAGACGTGCGCCGCCAGGCTGCCAACGTGTACCGGATGAAGCTGCTCGGCGCGACCGTCGTGCCCGTGGCGTCCGGCTCGCGCACGCTGAAGGACGCGCTCAATGAAGCAATGCGCGACTGGGTGACCAACGTCGAAAACACTTTCTACATCATCGGCACGGTGGCCGGACCGCATCCGTATCCGATGATGGTGCGCGATTTCCAGCGCGTGATTGGCGACGAGTGCAAGGTGCAGATGCCTGAAATGGTCGGTCGCCAGCCGGATGCCGTGATTGCGTGCGTTGGCGGCGGTTCAAATGCAATGGGTA from Paraburkholderia phytofirmans OLGA172 encodes the following:
- a CDS encoding succinate dehydrogenase assembly factor 2, with the protein product MNNETSHQSDPLRRARLRWRARRGLLENDLIFERFFGRYEHDLSDADVGALTRLLELSDNDLMDLLLARKEPEGDLADPDVIRVLALLRNA
- the gltA gene encoding citrate synthase, with the translated sequence MTPSDVKATLSFSDNSPSVEMPIYKGTLGPDVIDIRKLYGQTGKFTYDPGFMSTAACNSAITYIDGDKGELLYRGYPIDNLAQNADFLETCYLLLKGELPNAQQKDEFVNTVTKHTMVHEQMHFFFRGFRRDAHPMAILVAAVGALSAFYHDSLDINNPRHREVSAIRMIAKLPTLVAMAYKYSIGQPFAYPKNDLSYSANFMHMMFSNPCEEYKVNDVLVRALDRILILHADHEQNASTSTVRLAGSSGANPFACIAAGIACLWGPAHGGANEAALNMLEEIGSVDNIPEFIKQVKDKNSGVKLMGFGHRVYKNYDPRAKLMRETCHEVLEELGLHDDPLFKLAMALEKIALEDEYFVSRKLYPNVDFYSGIVQRALGIPTSMFTCIFAMARTVGWIAQWNEMIADPEQKIGRPRQLFVGDTPREAKPIAQR
- the leuC gene encoding 3-isopropylmalate dehydratase large subunit; this encodes MAQTLYDKLWNTHVVHTEEDGTTILYIDRHLLHEVTSPQAFEGLKLAERPVWRISANLAVSDHNVPTTDRSHGIADPVSKLQVDTLDSNCDAYGITQFKMNDLRQGIVHIIGPEQGATLPGMTIVCGDSHTSTHGAFGALAHGIGTSEVEHVLATQTLLQKKSENMLVKVEGPLPRGCTAKDIVLAIIGKIGTAGGTGYAIEFGGSTIRALSMEGRMTVCNMAIEAGARAGMVAVDDTTIEYLKGRPFSPSGVEWDHAVEYWKQFKSDEGAQFDRVVELNAAEIVPQVTWGTSPEMVTAVDGRVPDPEREKDPVKRDAMERALKYMALEPNAPIESIKPDKIFIGSCTNARIEDIRAAAYVVKKLGRRVAPNIRLAMVVPGSGLVKAQAEREGLDKVFTDAGFEWREPGCSMCLAMNADRLDPGERCASTSNRNFEGRQGAGGRTHLVSPAMAAAAAIEGHFVDIRKLG
- a CDS encoding entericidin A/B family lipoprotein, whose amino-acid sequence is MMKNMNRTTLLRRFALGTLAGLLLGLAGCNTVHGFGEDMSHLGNSISNHADK
- the leuD gene encoding 3-isopropylmalate dehydratase small subunit, which translates into the protein MDKFIVHTGVVAPLDRENVDTDAIIPKQFLKSIKRTGFGPNAFDEWRYLDHGEPGQDNSKRPLNPDFVLNQPRYQGASVLLARKNFGCGSSREHAPWALQQYGFRAIIASSFADIFYNNCFKNGLLPIVLTEQQVDHLFNETYAFNGFKLTIDLEAQVVRTSDGGAEYPFEVAGFRKYCLLNGFDDIGLTLRHADKIRQFEAERIAKQPWLNHRIVG
- the leuB gene encoding 3-isopropylmalate dehydrogenase; protein product: MKIAVLPGDGIGPEIVKEAVKVLNVLGEKFELEQAPVGGAGYEAKGHPLPDSTLALAKEADAILFGAVGDWKYDSLERALRPEQAILGLRKHLQLFANFRPAICYPQLTGASSLKEEIVSGLDILIVRELNGDIYFGAPRGVRSSPDGLFEGAKEGFDTMRYSEPEVRRIAHVAFQAAQKRQKKLTSVDKANVLETSQFWRDVMIDVSKEYADVELSHMYVDNAAMQLVKAPKSFDVIVTGNMFGDILSDEAAMLTGSIGMLPSASLDKNNKGLYEPSHGSAPDIAGKGVANPLATILSAAMMLRYSLNKAEQADRIESAVKKVLEQGLRTGDILTPGCKQVGTVAMGDAVVAAL
- the asd gene encoding aspartate-semialdehyde dehydrogenase; the encoded protein is MNVGLVGWRGMVGSVLMQRMQQEGDFDLIEPVFFSTSNAGGNAPSFAKNETKLKDATSIEDLKKCEAIISCQGGDYTNEVFPKLRAAGWNGYWIDAASSLRMKDDAVIILDPVNLDVIKNALVKGQKNFIGGNCTVSLMLMALGGLFRENLVDWMTAMTYQAASGAGAQNMRELLQQMGTLYGAAKEDLADPSSAILDIDRRVLSAMNSDRMPTDNFGVPLAGSLIPWIDKDLGNGMSKEEWKGGAETNKILGKPAMGTPGSIPVDGLCVRIGAMRCHSQALTIKLNKDVPLDEVNSILASGNDWVKVVPNEREASMRDLSPAVVTGTLTVPVGRVRKLAMGGEYLSAFTVGDQLLWGAAEPLRRMLRIVLDK
- a CDS encoding FimV/HubP family polar landmark protein translates to MNLRLSSLRAMSMHQGTSRLTAAAALALALSGVGVGSAVAAPGDAASAPEGASVSHAAGSQYTVKSGQSLNDVAIAVTQSHDRGTLARASRALFDANPNAFMNHDPSRMRVGALLTVPALDASGALAASAPGAGSASAALSAATAAPAATPSAAAAGAAVGAASGAAQVNAAAASAASAAARAAAPATSAVSGAASSTAEASSATPGSLTAAGAIPAAPVAGSPAAGALPGSGAHVWSGAIQPSARETAEGASAVATAQPASQPRAQVSSLQQLLALKNRVLMELQKHGIGGSPAATVKPSTNGVQPAAGVSSAVAVSGHGGAAISTSNDAGISQTNLSVAAAIGAALVVLLAALRMRRRKRAAVAAAEGSLAADAAAAAGGAAGPQDIPFTGEEIPAREAPAVSDEVAAPHRAALAERETAERAAAEGAASARAVSENAAAPQVAAERVQAEPSTVDEAAPESAAAEPAAERTVEQREAAEHPPHTALPVLDLDAPQHASHEGHAPASFEPAQPIADTLTATQPEFASEPLPAAHHENFDGATTAASLAAAAELGADALPLTSLEPVDETLQQEVPPHRLQWDDEPEPIAAAEPPAQQDTTHVEPAHQPSDELQPQPESHQQADTAMPDAASEFELPPVAPTQPALSVPTEFPRDAVDAFSSLNMPLPPRIESTDADAAVSAPASLSTQPVASAETAAQQAVASHDPDDAAHIADEISAGTAGHAAVAGLGAAGFGALKLDFDLELPPSPAQPLPAFTQADLTRIARNKLDLAAEYIDLGDLSGARMLINEVIEANDPATRTEARALLSTLAPLS